From Vogesella sp. XCS3, the proteins below share one genomic window:
- a CDS encoding nitronate monooxygenase family protein encodes MSRSLFAPLVIRGRELLPIVQGGMGVGISAKQLAGAVARAGGLGTVASVDLRHLHADLMADAANQQGQEGINRLNLIALDREIKGALARAEGNGMVAVNVMKAVDNHAALVRQACESGAHAVVMGAGLPLDLPEMTASHPDVALIPILSESRGIGIVLKRWMKKGRLPDAIVIEHPNHAGGHLGAARIADVGDAKFDFARVLEETFALFKDLGLERERVPLIVAGGVNSHEKVQTYLNSYGASAVQIGTAFAVTSDGDAHINFKRTLAGASRDDIAEFMSVAGLPARGVLTPFLKSYLKREDKLQANAKADPARCTQALNCLTVCGLRDGLAKVGQFCIDLKLAAAFRGEVSKGLFFRGADPLPFGDAIRSASETMHYFLTGEKPLDLQPA; translated from the coding sequence ATGTCCCGCTCCCTTTTTGCCCCCCTCGTCATCCGTGGCCGTGAACTCCTGCCTATCGTGCAAGGAGGCATGGGCGTGGGTATCTCCGCCAAACAGCTGGCCGGCGCCGTAGCAAGGGCGGGTGGCCTGGGTACCGTGGCCAGCGTGGACCTGCGCCACCTGCACGCAGACCTGATGGCCGATGCGGCCAACCAGCAAGGCCAGGAAGGCATCAACCGCCTGAACCTGATCGCGCTGGACCGTGAAATCAAGGGTGCGCTGGCACGTGCAGAAGGTAATGGCATGGTGGCGGTAAACGTGATGAAGGCGGTAGACAACCACGCCGCGCTGGTACGCCAGGCGTGCGAATCGGGCGCCCACGCCGTGGTAATGGGTGCCGGCCTGCCGCTGGACCTGCCGGAAATGACCGCCAGCCACCCGGACGTGGCGCTGATTCCCATTCTGTCCGAGTCGCGCGGCATCGGTATCGTGCTCAAGCGCTGGATGAAAAAGGGGCGTCTGCCGGACGCCATCGTGATCGAGCACCCCAATCACGCCGGTGGCCACCTGGGCGCGGCGCGCATTGCCGACGTGGGCGATGCCAAATTCGACTTTGCCCGCGTGCTGGAAGAAACCTTCGCGCTGTTCAAAGACCTGGGCCTGGAGCGCGAACGCGTACCGCTGATCGTGGCCGGTGGCGTCAACAGCCACGAAAAAGTACAAACCTACCTGAACAGCTACGGTGCCAGCGCCGTGCAGATCGGCACCGCGTTTGCCGTCACCAGCGACGGCGACGCCCACATCAACTTCAAACGCACGCTGGCCGGTGCCAGCCGCGACGACATTGCCGAATTCATGTCGGTAGCCGGCCTGCCGGCGCGCGGCGTGCTGACGCCGTTCCTGAAAAGCTACCTCAAGCGCGAAGACAAGCTGCAAGCCAACGCCAAAGCCGACCCGGCGCGCTGCACGCAGGCGCTGAACTGCCTGACCGTGTGCGGCCTGCGCGACGGCCTGGCCAAGGTAGGCCAGTTCTGCATCGACCTGAAACTGGCGGCCGCCTTCCGTGGCGAGGTCAGCAAAGGGCTGTTCTTCCGCGGCGCCGACCCGCTGCCGTTTGGCGACGCCATCCGCAGCGCCAGCGAAACCATGCACTACTTCCTCACCGGCGAAAAACCGCTGGATCTGCAGCCGGCATAA
- a CDS encoding helix-turn-helix transcriptional regulator, which yields MADERELHTFLHTLASDSTVAALWIIHGSATPQGWTANPRTLGQPAACHSHDWQRLPADIGSEVQFTWLAHTSPATACFAMHRDGLATLLYVQPRVADDAATLRMMGGLLPHLHPTLQRLAPVPSGNNPLSHREKDIFHWMMRGKTNWEIATILDISERTVKFHAANIIRKLEANNRTHAIVLGIQKGLAG from the coding sequence ATGGCAGACGAGAGAGAACTTCACACTTTCCTGCACACGCTAGCTAGCGACAGTACCGTCGCTGCCTTGTGGATTATTCATGGCTCGGCCACACCGCAAGGCTGGACAGCCAACCCGCGCACGCTGGGTCAGCCAGCCGCATGCCATAGCCACGACTGGCAGCGGCTACCCGCCGATATTGGCAGCGAGGTGCAATTTACCTGGCTGGCCCACACCAGCCCGGCAACGGCGTGCTTTGCCATGCACCGCGACGGCCTGGCCACCCTGCTATACGTGCAACCGCGCGTAGCCGATGACGCCGCGACCTTGCGCATGATGGGTGGCCTGCTGCCGCACCTGCACCCCACCCTGCAGCGTCTGGCGCCAGTCCCCAGCGGCAACAACCCGCTGTCGCACCGCGAGAAAGACATCTTCCACTGGATGATGCGCGGCAAAACCAACTGGGAAATCGCCACCATCCTGGATATCAGCGAGCGGACGGTGAAGTTCCACGCGGCCAACATCATCCGCAAGCTGGAAGCCAATAACCGCACCCACGCCATTGTGCTGGGCATCCAGAAAGGTCTGGCGGGCTGA
- a CDS encoding LysR family transcriptional regulator: protein MTTAENGSFSDAARKLGVSPAAVSQSIARLEQELEVRLFNRTTRQLTLTEDGRRFYAQCRGPVNNLDSAINQLKASRDEPAGHLRISLPNAFGRRFILPLMEEFCQRYPKIRVFFGMDDHFSDLIEDGYDVGVRVGMMPDSRMVARHLAHIPQYVVASPDYWAEHGKPRSPEELSAHDCINFQFPTSGRLYKWEFERNGERIPLEVTGTYTVNDVDSVVEMARLGLGVAQLPGHEVLADVRAGRLQAVLTDYVSMERSIYICFPHRDHIAPRTRVFVDFAVEKLLDHPDIIADLPGVDLSAKREALRMHLGL from the coding sequence ATGACCACTGCTGAGAACGGCAGCTTTTCCGATGCTGCTCGCAAGCTGGGCGTCTCGCCAGCTGCAGTCAGCCAGAGCATTGCCCGTCTGGAGCAAGAACTGGAGGTACGTTTGTTCAACCGTACCACCCGCCAGCTGACCCTTACGGAAGATGGCCGCCGTTTCTATGCACAGTGTCGTGGCCCGGTAAACAACCTGGACTCGGCCATCAACCAGCTCAAAGCCAGCCGCGATGAACCCGCTGGCCACCTGCGCATCAGCCTGCCGAATGCTTTTGGCCGACGCTTCATCCTGCCGCTGATGGAAGAGTTCTGCCAGCGCTATCCGAAGATCCGTGTGTTCTTTGGTATGGACGATCATTTCAGCGACCTGATCGAAGACGGCTACGACGTGGGCGTGCGCGTGGGCATGATGCCGGATAGCCGCATGGTGGCGCGCCACCTGGCGCACATCCCGCAATACGTGGTGGCATCGCCGGACTACTGGGCCGAGCACGGCAAGCCGCGCAGCCCGGAAGAGCTGTCGGCACACGACTGTATCAACTTCCAGTTCCCGACCTCGGGCCGCCTGTACAAGTGGGAGTTCGAACGCAATGGCGAACGTATTCCGCTGGAGGTCACCGGCACTTACACGGTGAACGACGTGGACTCGGTGGTGGAAATGGCTCGCCTGGGCCTGGGTGTGGCGCAGCTGCCGGGGCACGAAGTGCTGGCCGACGTGCGTGCTGGCCGCCTGCAAGCGGTACTGACCGACTACGTGTCGATGGAGCGCTCCATCTATATCTGCTTCCCGCACCGCGACCACATTGCGCCGCGTACCCGCGTGTTTGTCGATTTTGCCGTGGAGAAGCTGCTGGACCACCCGGACATTATCGCCGACCTGCCGGGCGTAGATCTGTCTGCCAAGCGCGAGGCGTTGCGCATGCACCTGGGCCTGTAA
- a CDS encoding FAD-binding oxidoreductase — translation MSQRIEHTNSYYAYSANPSPERPALAGSVRADVCVIGAGYTGISTALHLAEAGLNVVVLESARVGWGASGRNGGQIVNSYSRDMDVIEARHGKEAAKRLGAMAFEGGKIIRERIAKYNIQCDLKDGNVFAAFTHKQLDELDAKRRLWESFGHTGIQMIDKAGMQRIVNSNEYVGALLDNWGGHIHPLNLVLGEAAAFESLGGRIYEQSAVTSVVRGQAAVVKTAGGQVTADFVVVAGNAYLGDLIPMLAEKTLPCGTQVVTTERLSPELARSLLPGDNCVEDCNFLLDYYRLTGDNRLLYGGGTVYGARDPGAIESLIRPKMLKTFPQLKDVKIEFGWTGNFSLTLTRLPQAGRIDNNIYYSQGCSGHGVTYTHLAGRIMAEAIRGQSERFDAFASLPHYPFPGGRLFRVPMLTLGAWWYGMRDKLGL, via the coding sequence ATGAGTCAGCGCATCGAACACACTAATTCCTACTACGCCTATTCTGCTAACCCCAGCCCGGAGCGCCCGGCGCTGGCGGGGAGCGTGCGGGCAGACGTCTGCGTGATTGGCGCCGGCTATACCGGTATCTCCACCGCACTGCACCTGGCGGAAGCCGGCCTGAACGTGGTGGTGCTGGAAAGCGCCCGCGTGGGCTGGGGTGCCTCCGGCCGCAACGGCGGCCAGATTGTGAACAGCTACAGCCGCGATATGGATGTGATCGAGGCGCGCCACGGCAAGGAAGCCGCCAAGCGCCTGGGTGCCATGGCGTTTGAAGGTGGCAAGATCATCCGCGAGCGCATCGCCAAGTACAACATCCAGTGCGACCTGAAAGACGGCAATGTGTTTGCCGCCTTTACCCACAAGCAGCTGGACGAGCTGGACGCCAAGCGCCGCCTGTGGGAAAGCTTCGGCCATACCGGCATCCAGATGATAGACAAGGCCGGCATGCAGCGCATCGTGAACTCCAACGAGTACGTGGGCGCACTGCTGGATAACTGGGGTGGCCACATCCACCCGCTAAACCTGGTACTGGGCGAGGCAGCCGCGTTCGAGTCGCTGGGTGGCCGCATCTATGAACAATCAGCCGTCACCAGCGTGGTACGCGGCCAAGCTGCCGTGGTGAAAACCGCTGGCGGCCAGGTGACTGCCGATTTTGTGGTGGTGGCCGGTAATGCCTATCTTGGCGACCTGATTCCGATGCTGGCCGAGAAAACCCTGCCGTGCGGCACCCAAGTGGTAACGACCGAGCGCCTGTCGCCCGAGCTGGCGCGCAGCCTGCTGCCAGGCGACAACTGCGTGGAAGACTGCAACTTCCTGCTGGACTACTACCGCCTGACCGGCGACAACCGTCTGCTGTACGGCGGCGGCACGGTATACGGTGCGCGCGACCCGGGTGCCATCGAAAGCCTGATCCGCCCGAAAATGCTGAAAACCTTCCCGCAGCTGAAAGACGTGAAAATCGAATTCGGCTGGACCGGCAACTTTTCGCTCACTCTCACGCGCCTGCCGCAAGCTGGCCGTATCGATAACAACATCTACTACTCGCAAGGCTGCAGCGGCCACGGTGTCACCTACACCCACCTGGCCGGCCGCATCATGGCCGAAGCCATTCGCGGCCAGAGCGAGCGCTTTGACGCCTTTGCCAGCTTGCCGCATTACCCGTTCCCGGGTGGCCGCCTGTTCCGTGTGCCCATGCTCACGCTGGGTGCCTGGTGGTACGGCATGCGCGACAAGCTGGGTCTGTAA
- a CDS encoding SirB2 family protein, with protein MDYQVLKHAHAGLAYLSVTLFATRAVLSYTRPALLQARALKIAPHVIDTGLLAAAITLAVMAGLSPHNQPWLAAKIAALLAYIALGTIGLKKLHGSPWRAVVLAAAVAMPVYMIAVAKTKLVWPF; from the coding sequence ATGGATTATCAGGTTCTGAAACACGCGCACGCCGGGCTGGCGTATCTGTCCGTCACCCTGTTTGCTACCCGCGCCGTGCTGTCTTACACCCGCCCTGCCCTGCTGCAGGCGCGTGCGCTGAAAATCGCGCCGCACGTGATCGACACCGGCCTGTTGGCCGCAGCCATCACGCTGGCGGTGATGGCCGGCCTGTCGCCGCATAACCAGCCGTGGCTGGCCGCCAAGATCGCCGCGCTGCTGGCGTATATCGCGCTGGGCACCATCGGCCTGAAAAAACTGCACGGCTCGCCGTGGCGCGCGGTGGTACTGGCTGCCGCCGTGGCCATGCCGGTATACATGATTGCGGTGGCCAAAACCAAGCTGGTGTGGCCGTTCTGA